From one Candidatus Methylomirabilota bacterium genomic stretch:
- a CDS encoding oligopeptide/dipeptide ABC transporter ATP-binding protein, with the protein MPLLAVEDLAKHFPLRGGAIARALGREPRVVRAVDGISFTMERGETLGLVGESGCGKTTTGRLVLRAIEPSRGRIVFDGEDITTLSAQRLLPFRRKAQIVFQDPYTSLNPRMTIGRIVGEPIRVHRLAAAPELPERVRDLIEMVGLRPEHAERYPHELSGGQRQRVGIARALAVGPRLIVADEAVSALDVSVRAQILNLFVDLRERLDLAYLFVSHDLGVIRFVSHRVAVMYLGALVEVAPTAKLFARPLHPYTQALMAAIPTIGDGRASIFDEPARLLQGELPSPIDLPRGCRFASRCPYRFDRCEEAEPELREAEPGHPVACHLYSQGGHA; encoded by the coding sequence ATGCCGCTGCTCGCCGTCGAGGACCTGGCCAAGCATTTTCCCCTGCGGGGCGGGGCCATCGCCCGCGCGCTGGGTCGGGAGCCGCGGGTGGTCCGCGCGGTCGATGGCATCAGCTTCACCATGGAGCGGGGGGAGACCCTCGGCCTCGTGGGGGAGAGCGGCTGCGGCAAGACCACCACGGGCCGCCTCGTGCTGCGCGCCATCGAGCCATCGCGGGGGCGCATCGTGTTCGACGGCGAGGACATCACGACCCTGTCGGCCCAGCGGCTCTTGCCCTTTCGGCGGAAGGCCCAGATCGTGTTTCAGGACCCGTATACGTCGCTCAATCCGCGGATGACCATCGGGCGCATCGTGGGCGAGCCGATCCGCGTCCACCGGCTGGCCGCCGCCCCCGAGCTGCCCGAGCGTGTCCGCGATCTGATCGAGATGGTAGGGCTGCGGCCAGAGCACGCCGAGCGCTACCCGCACGAGCTGAGCGGGGGCCAGCGCCAGCGGGTGGGCATCGCGCGGGCCCTGGCCGTGGGGCCGCGGCTGATCGTGGCCGACGAGGCGGTGTCGGCTCTCGACGTCTCCGTGCGCGCCCAGATCTTGAACCTCTTCGTCGACCTGCGCGAGCGCCTCGACCTCGCCTACCTCTTCGTCTCCCACGACCTCGGGGTGATCAGGTTCGTGAGCCACCGGGTCGCCGTGATGTACCTCGGCGCGCTCGTCGAGGTCGCCCCCACGGCCAAGCTCTTCGCGCGACCGCTCCATCCCTACACCCAGGCCCTCATGGCGGCCATCCCCACCATCGGCGACGGCCGCGCCTCGATCTTCGACGAGCCCGCGCGGCTCCTGCAGGGCGAGCTGCCTAGCCCCATCGATCTCCCCCGGGGCTGCCGGTTCGCGAGCCGGTGCCCCTACCGCTTCGATCGCTGCGAGGAAGCGGAACCAGAGCTCCGCGAGGCGGAGCCCGGCCACCCCGTCGCCTGTCATCTCTACAGCCAAGGAGGACACGCATGA
- a CDS encoding ABC transporter ATP-binding protein, protein MNLRDDLVLEVRDLVVEFLSEDGPLRAVDSVSFSIGRGEIVGLVGESGAGKTLTSEAILGLIRCPPGRVSGEVRFRGQNLLGLDEGALSRIRGKEIAMIFQNPGASLNPVIRVGHQLTEAMALHLDEGRSTLRRRAIEVLTRVGIPSAATRVRDYPHQFSGGMAQRVMIGMGVSCVPGLLIADEPTTALDVTIQAQVLALIRQLAREMGMAVLLVSHDLGIVSQMCHRVIVMYAGRIVEEAPIATVFRAPAHPYTQALIACLPGLDGHGRLGAIPGVMPGLKAVPTGCRFHPRCAVAEPRCAVEEPALRRAGPDQIAACHLVSAPR, encoded by the coding sequence ATGAACTTGCGCGACGATCTTGTTCTCGAGGTCCGCGACCTCGTCGTCGAGTTCCTCTCGGAGGACGGGCCCCTGCGCGCGGTCGACAGTGTCAGCTTCTCGATCGGCCGCGGGGAGATCGTGGGCCTCGTGGGCGAGTCGGGCGCGGGCAAGACGCTGACGTCGGAAGCGATTCTCGGCCTGATCCGCTGCCCACCGGGGCGGGTGAGCGGGGAGGTGCGCTTCCGCGGTCAGAATCTGCTCGGTCTCGACGAAGGCGCCCTCTCGCGCATCCGGGGCAAGGAGATCGCGATGATTTTCCAGAACCCCGGCGCCTCGCTGAATCCGGTGATCCGCGTGGGCCATCAGCTCACGGAGGCGATGGCTTTGCATCTCGACGAGGGGCGAAGCACGCTCCGGCGCCGGGCCATCGAGGTCCTCACTCGCGTCGGCATCCCCTCGGCCGCGACCCGCGTCCGCGACTACCCTCATCAGTTCTCGGGCGGCATGGCCCAGCGCGTGATGATCGGCATGGGCGTCTCCTGCGTGCCGGGGCTCCTCATCGCCGACGAGCCGACCACGGCCCTCGACGTGACCATCCAGGCGCAGGTGCTCGCGCTGATCCGCCAGCTCGCGCGGGAGATGGGGATGGCCGTGCTCCTCGTTTCCCACGACCTCGGCATCGTCTCGCAGATGTGCCACCGCGTGATCGTGATGTACGCGGGCCGCATCGTGGAGGAGGCGCCCATCGCCACGGTGTTCCGGGCCCCCGCGCACCCGTACACGCAGGCGCTCATCGCATGCCTGCCCGGCCTGGACGGCCACGGACGTCTCGGCGCCATTCCCGGGGTGATGCCGGGGCTCAAGGCCGTGCCGACCGGTTGCCGATTCCACCCACGCTGTGCCGTGGCGGAGCCGCGATGCGCGGTCGAGGAGCCCGCGCTCCGGCGGGCCGGCCCCGACCAGATCGCCGCCTGCCACCTCGTGAGCGCGCCCCGATAG
- a CDS encoding ABC transporter substrate-binding protein, whose product MKSRDGFEVVNQLMKSEVNRRAVLKALGWSAVGLAGVGTLVRPSLAQTPKPKYGGTIKIGSFTNIDTLDAHNTTSIVACSIHNNIYNGLLKIVSSDGKSVDFKPELAREWEIQGDRIHVFRLHKGVTFHNGDPLTAADIKWNLERVKDKNQSPIHAWKLELLESIETPDPLTVKLHFTKPYPFLRVAFTGSTGRAATILNPRAVKEKGKAYGRSPVGTGPFKFAEWKEGDYILLEKNPTYWETDAAGGKLPYLDKVMIKIIIEPSTLVAALKTGEVDLVNNVAPQFVADLKKDPKLTALTAVGGNWRCLHFNLAKEPFNDKALRKAVTFAIDRKEILDKVEFGEGIVAHGPISPPMGAFYDAAFETGKNGQYFDLEQAKTWMKQAKYDGREVLFLSTNAGTAPRQAEVLQAQLAKIGLKVRIELADFPTFRRRWLQERQWDLVQIQWDADLDPDE is encoded by the coding sequence ATGAAATCTCGAGACGGATTCGAAGTGGTCAATCAGCTGATGAAGAGCGAGGTGAACCGCCGCGCCGTCTTGAAAGCGCTCGGCTGGTCGGCGGTGGGGCTGGCCGGCGTGGGGACCCTCGTGCGCCCCTCGCTCGCCCAGACGCCGAAGCCCAAGTACGGCGGCACCATCAAGATCGGCAGCTTCACCAACATCGATACGCTCGACGCGCACAACACGACGTCCATCGTCGCCTGCTCGATCCACAACAACATCTACAACGGGCTGCTCAAGATCGTGTCGTCCGACGGCAAGAGCGTGGACTTCAAGCCCGAGCTGGCCCGGGAGTGGGAGATCCAGGGCGACCGCATCCACGTGTTCCGCCTCCACAAGGGCGTGACCTTCCACAACGGCGATCCCCTCACCGCGGCCGACATCAAGTGGAACCTCGAGAGGGTCAAGGACAAGAATCAGTCGCCCATTCACGCCTGGAAGCTCGAGCTCCTCGAGTCCATCGAGACGCCCGACCCCCTCACCGTGAAGCTCCACTTCACGAAGCCGTATCCGTTCCTGCGCGTGGCCTTCACGGGCTCGACGGGACGGGCCGCCACCATCCTCAACCCCCGGGCGGTCAAGGAGAAGGGCAAGGCCTACGGGCGGAGCCCGGTCGGCACCGGCCCCTTCAAGTTTGCCGAGTGGAAGGAGGGCGACTACATCCTCCTCGAGAAGAACCCGACGTACTGGGAGACCGACGCGGCGGGCGGGAAGCTCCCGTACCTCGACAAGGTGATGATCAAGATCATCATCGAGCCCTCGACGCTGGTGGCCGCCCTCAAGACGGGCGAGGTCGACCTCGTCAACAACGTGGCGCCCCAGTTCGTGGCCGACCTGAAGAAGGACCCGAAGCTCACCGCCCTCACCGCGGTCGGCGGCAACTGGCGGTGCCTGCATTTCAACCTCGCCAAGGAGCCGTTCAACGACAAGGCCCTGCGCAAGGCCGTGACCTTCGCCATCGACAGGAAGGAGATCCTCGACAAGGTGGAGTTCGGTGAGGGGATCGTGGCCCACGGACCGATCTCCCCGCCCATGGGGGCTTTCTACGATGCCGCCTTCGAGACGGGCAAGAACGGCCAGTACTTCGACCTGGAGCAGGCCAAGACCTGGATGAAGCAGGCCAAGTACGACGGCCGCGAGGTGCTGTTCCTCAGTACCAACGCGGGCACGGCGCCGCGCCAGGCGGAGGTGCTCCAGGCGCAGCTCGCCAAGATCGGCCTCAAGGTGCGCATCGAGCTGGCCGATTTCCCGACCTTCCGCCGGCGCTGGCTGCAGGAGCGCCAGTGGGACCTCGTGCAGATTCAGTGGGACGCCGACCTCGACCCCGACGAGA